A genome region from Hevea brasiliensis isolate MT/VB/25A 57/8 chromosome 7, ASM3005281v1, whole genome shotgun sequence includes the following:
- the LOC131181599 gene encoding G-type lectin S-receptor-like serine/threonine-protein kinase LECRK1: MHRAQNLSMASVILFLFLSFTSIFKALAQQRYSNISLGSSLTPTTNSSLLSPSGLYAFGFYPQGTGYAIGVFIAGIPQKTVVWTANRDDPPVDSNVNLLINDAGLVLEAQGQTTTVISAPQSASSASLFDSGNFVLYNSDRDIMWQSFDHPTDTLLPTQRLEAGSELVSAVSETNHSTGIFRLRMQTDGNLVQYPVETPETAPYSYWSSGTDGSGNNVTLNFDYDGRLYLLNSTGFNIREITPGGYPTKETIFVMRIDFDGIFRLYSYNLKQNGNSSVLKESTTNKCEPKGLCGLNSYCALNDLEPKCICLPGFASVNPGDRTAGCERNFTAESCKEDHKSIRIQEVLSTAWEDVSYSVLSLSIKGECEQACLQDCNCDAAFYKDGLCKKQKLPLRYGRRNPDESNSALIKVKSTSIRTNTDRNEPAVDKKKSDQLGRGVLIVGISVGAFGLVTLAISGILFHKYRVWAYKRISEKDHIGLSEEVAPRSFTFEELERVTDGFKEEIGRGSFGTVYKGLISSTQKVAAVKRLEGAASQGEREFQTEVKVIGKTHHKSLVRLLGYCNEGPNRLLVYEYMRNGSLADVIFSPESRPCFGERVEIARNIARGILYLHEECETQIIHCDIKPENILMDECWCPKISDFGLAKLLKPEQTKTFTGIRGTRGYVAPEWHRKLPVTVKADVYSFGIVLLEITCCRRNVDQNLPEIESILVDWVYHCFESGEIDKLVSEEEVDKRQMDRMIKVGLWCTLDEPSLRPSMKKVLLMLEGTVDIPIPPSPTSFLSAI, translated from the coding sequence ATGCACAGAGCTCAGAACCTTTCCATGGCTTCCGTCATTCTGTTCCTGTTTCTATCTTTTACTTCAATTTTCAAAGCCTTAGCTCAACAAAGATACTCCAATATAAGCTTAGGATCTTCCCTCACACCCACCACCAACTCCTCATTGTTGTCACCTTCTGGTCTTTATGCCTTTGGATTTTACCCACAGGGCACTGGGTATGCTATCGGTGTCTTTATTGCTGGAATTCCTCAGAAGACGGTTGTCTGGACTGCCAACCGTGATGATCCACCAGTGGACAGCAATGTTAACTTGCTCATCAATGATGCTGGGTTAGTCTTGGAAGCGCAGGGCCAAACAACTACAGTTATTTCTGCTCCCCAATCAGCTTCTTCAGCTTCTTTGTTTGATTCGGGCAATTTTGTGCTCTACAATTCTGATCGTGATATTATGTGGCAGAGTTTTGATCACCCAACTGATACCCTTTTGCCTACTCAACGTCTAGAAGCTGGTTCAGAGCTGGTTTCTGCTGTTTCAGAAACTAATCACTCAACAGGAATTTTCCGCCTCAGGATGCAAACGGATGGAAACCTCGTGCAGTATCCGGTGGAAACCCCTGAAACTGCTCCATATTCTTATTGGTCATCCGGTACGGATGGAAGTGGGAATAACGTGACACTAAATTTTGATTATGATGGCCGTCTCTACCTGCTCAATTCCACCGGTTTCAACATAAGAGAAATCACTCCAGGAGGGTATCCCACAAAAGAAACAATTTTTGTTATGAGAATTGATTTTGATGGGATATTCAGATTGTACTCGTACAATCTGAAACAGAATGGAAATTCTTCAGTTTTGAAAGAATCCACAACTAATAAGTGCGAACCCAAGGGACTATGCGGTCTTAATAGCTATTGCGCTTTAAATGATTTGGAACCTAAATGTATATGTCTTCCAGGATTTGCATCTGTTAATCCGGGGGATCGGACTGCTGGATGTGAGAGGAATTTCACAGCTGAAAGTTGCAAAGAAGATCATAAAAGCATCAGAATTCAAGAAGTTCTTAGCACCGCATGGGAAGATGTATCATACTCCGTTCTCTCATTATCTATCAAGGGAGAGTGCGAGCAAGCATGTCTGCAGGATTGCAACTGTGATGCTGCGTTTTACAAAGACGGTCTGTGCAAAAAGCAAAAGCTGCCTTTGAGATATGGGAGAAGAAACCCGGATGAGTCAAACTCAGCTTTGATCAAGGTTAAATCTACATCAATCAGGACCAATACAGACAGAAACGAGCCTGCAGTAGATAAAAAGAAAAGTGATCAGCTTGGCAGGGGCGTCCTAATCGTTGGCATTTCAGTTGGTGCTTTTGGGCTTGTTACGTTGGCAATTTCTGGCATTCTGTTTCATAAATATCGTGTGTGGGCATACAAAAGGATCTCTGAAAAAGACCACATTGGATTAAGTGAGGAAGTTGCTCCTCGATCCTTTACCTTTGAAGAACTAGAGAGAGTGACAGATGGTTTCAAGGAAGAAATTGGCAGAGGTTCATTTGGGACTGTTTATAAAGGGCTAATATCGAGCACCCAGAAAGTTGCAGCTGTGAAGAGACTAGAAGGAGCTGCATCTCAAGGGGAACGAGAATTCCAAACTGAAGTGAAGGTTATTGGGAAAACACATCACAAGAGCCTAGTCCGCCTTCTTGGTTATTGCAATGAGGGGCCTAACAGGCTCTTGGTATACGAGTACATGAGAAATGGGTCACTTGCTGATGTAATCTTCTCTCCTGAAAGCAGACCTTGTTTTGGAGAAAGAGTGGAGATCGCCCGGAACATAGCAAGGGGCATCCTCTATCTACATGAAGAGTGCGAGACGCAAATCATCCACTGTGATATAAAACCAGAGAACATACTAATGGATGAATGCTGGTGTCCAAAAATTTCCGACTTCGGATTGGCAAAGCTGTTGAAGCCGGAACAAACAAAAACCTTCACAGGAATTAGAGGAACTAGAGGATATGTTGCACCAGAATGGCATCGCAAGCTTCCTGTTACAGTTAAAGCTGACGTTTATAGTTTTGGAATTGTGTTATTGGAGATCACATGTTGCAGAAGGAATGTGGATCAAAATCTTCCAGAGATTGAATCCATTCTTGTGGATTGGGTTTACCATTGTTTTGAGAGTGGTGAAATAGATAAATTGGTTAGTGAAGAGGAAGTGGACAAGAGACAAATGGATAGAATGATCAAAGTGGGGCTTTGGTGCACTCTGGATGAACCATCTCTTCGCCCTTCCATGAAAAAGGTTCTACTGATGTTGGAAGGGACAGTAGACATCCCAATACCTCCAAGTCCTACTTCTTTTCTTAGTGCCATTTAA
- the LOC110673532 gene encoding G-type lectin S-receptor-like serine/threonine-protein kinase LECRK3, whose amino-acid sequence MLPIRRLLNHIKYLKIGKRKFINAKLQKVHRAQKLFMASVFLFLFLPLMFTASAQQRYSNISQGDYLNTATKPSWLSPPGLYAFGFYQQGSGYAIGVFIVGIPHKTVVWTANRDDPPVHNATLLFSNTGEFIVLALNQAMPTPVISPSQSPSSASLFDSGNFVLYNSDRDIIWQSFDHPTDTLLPTQRLEANSQLFSAVSQTNHSTGNFRLAMQEDGNLVRYATTTTTVTVQDAYWATGTDGQGNNVTLNLDDDGHLYLLNVTGNIIVNLTDGGYPIEETIYIMRIDFDGIFRLYSYSLTQNGNWSVLWSSTNNKCDPKGECGFNSYCVLNDQERQCRCLPGFARVDQNNWNVGCERNFSSRSCKDDHGDIRIQELTNTVWDDNPYSVLSLSIKEDCERACLEDCECVAAFFKHGQCKKQRLPLRYGKRDLSDSNIALIKVGTPTDRVEPGKKKNNQHGRGIHIASFSIVALGLVMLAIAGILFYKSRAHAYKSINANENIVLWEEFAPRSFTFAELEKVTNGFKEEIGRGSFGTVYKGLISSTQRVVAVKRLERVLSQGEREFQTEVKVIGKTHHKNLVRLLGYCNEGPNRLLVYEYMSNGSLADVVFSPEKRPCFAERVEIACNIARGILYLHEECETQITHCDIKPENILMDEYRSPKISDFGLAKLLKPDQTETFTGIRGTRGYVAPEWHRKLPVTVKADVYSFGIVLLEIACCRRNVDQNLPEIESILVDWVSYCFEAGEIDKLVSEEEVDKRQMDRMIKVGLWCTLDEPSIRPSMKRVLLMLEGIVDIPIPPSPTSFLSSI is encoded by the exons ATGCTTCCAATCCGACGGCTCTTGAACCACATTAAATACCTTAAAATTGGCAAAAGAAAATTCATAAACGCCAAACTCCAAAAGGTGCACAGAGCGCAGAAGCTTTTCATGGCTTCCGTCTTTCTGTTTCTGTTTCTCCCTTTAATGTTTACAGCTTCAGCTCAACAAAGATACTCCAATATAAGCCAAGGAGATTACCTGAATACCGCCACCAAGCCCTCGTGGTTGTCGCCTCCTGGTCTTTATGCCTTTGGATTTTACCAACAAGGCAGTGGCTATGCTATTGGTGTTTTTATTGTTGGAATTCCTCATAAGACGGTCGTCTGGACTGCAAACCGAGATGATCCACCAGTACACAACGCTACCTTGCTATTCAGCAATACTGGTGAGTTTATCGTGCTAGCGCTAAACCAAGCAATGCCCACTCCAGTTATTTCTCCTTCACAGTCACCTTCTTCGGCTTCTTTGTTTGATTCGGGCAATTTTGTGCTAT ataatTCTGATCGTGATATAATATGGCAGAGTTTTGATCACCCAACTGATACCCTTTTGCCTACTCAACGCCTTGAAGCTAATTCGCAGCTATTTTCTGCTGTTTCACAAACTAATCACTCCACAGGAAATTTCCGCCTTGCTATGCAAGAAGATGGAAACCTTGTCCGGTATGCGACGACAACAACTACTGTGACTGTTCAAGATGCTTATTGGGCAACCGGTACAGATGGGCAAGGGAATAATGTGACTCTAAATCTTGATGACGATGGCCATCTTTACCTGCTCAATGTCACTGGCAATATAATTGTGAATCTAACAGACGGAGGGTATCCCATAGAAGAAACAATTTACATTATGAGAATTGATTTTGACGGGATATTCAGATTGTACTCGTACAGTCTGACACAGAATGGAAACTGGTCAGTTTTGTGGTCATCCACAAATAATAAGTGCGATCCCAAGGGAGAATGTGGTTTTAATAGCTATTGTGTTTTAAATGATCAGGAACGTCAATGTCGTTGCCTCCCAGGATTTGCACGTGTTGATCAGAATAATTGGAATGTTGGATGTGAGCGGAATTTTTCTTCCCGAAGTTGCAAAGATGATCATGGAGACATCAGAATTCAAGAACTTACCAATACTGTATGGGATGATAATCCATATTCCGTTCTCTCATTATCTATCAAAGAAGATTGTGAGCGAGCCTGCTTGGAGGACTGCGAATGTGTTGCTGCATTTTTCAAACATGGGCAGTGCAAAAAGCAGAGGCTGCCTTTGAGATATGGGAAAAGAGATTTGAGTGACTCAAACATAGCTTTGATCAAGGTCGGCACCCCCACAGATAGAGTTGagcctggaaagaaaaagaacaaTCAGCACGGAAGGGGCATCCATATTGCAAGTTTTTCAATTGTTGCTCTTGGGCTTGTAATGTTGGCAATTGCTGGCATTCTGTTTTATAAATCTCGTGCACACGCATACAAAAGTATAAATGCAAATGAGAATATTGTATTATGGGAGGAATTTGCTCCCCGATCTTTCACCTTTGCAGAACTAGAGAAAGTAACAAATGGTTTCAAGGAAGAAATTGGCAGAGGTTCATTTGGGACAGTTTATAAAGGGCTAATATCGAGTACCCAAAGAGTTGTAGCTGTCAAGAGACTAGAAAGAGTTCTATCTCAAGGGGAAAGAGAATTCCAAACTGAAGTGAAGGTTATTGGAAAAACGCATCACAAGAATCTAGTACGCCTGCTCGGCTATTGCAATGAAGGACCTAATAGGCTCTTGGTATATGAATACATGAGCAATGGGTCTCTTGCTGATGTAGTCTTCTCTCCTGAAAAAAGACCTTGTTTTGCAGAAAGAGTGGAGATTGCTTGCAATATAGCAAGGGGTATCCTCTATCTACATGAAGAGTGCGAGACCCAGATCACCCATTGTGATATAAAACCAGAGAACATACTAATGGATGAATACAGGTCTCCAAAAATCTCTGATTTCGGATTGGCAAAGCTGCTGAAGCCTGACCAAACAGAAACCTTCACAGGAATTAGAGGAACAAGAGGATATGTTGCACCAGAATGGCATCGTAAGCTTCCTGTTACTGTTAAAGCTGACGTTTATAGTTTTGGAATTGTGTTATTGGAGATCGCATGTTGTAGAAGGAATGTGGATCAAAATCTTCCAGAGATTGAATCCATTCTTGTGGATTGGGTGTCCTATTGTTTTGAGGCTGGCGAAATAGATAAATTGGTTAGTGAAGAGGAAGTGGACAAGAGACAAATGGATAGAATGATCAAAGTGGGGCTTTGGTGCACTCTAGATGAACCATCCATCCGCCCTTCCATGAAAAGGGTTCTGTTGATGTTGGAAGGAATAGTAGACATCCCAATACCACCAAGTCCTACTTCTTTTCTTAGCAGCATTTAA
- the LOC110673533 gene encoding G-type lectin S-receptor-like serine/threonine-protein kinase LECRK1 isoform X2: MNSKLKRMHRAQNLSMASVILFLFLSFTSIFKALAQRRYSNISLGSSLTPTTNSSWWSPSGLYAFGFYPQGTAYAIGVFIAGIPQKTVVWTAKRDDPPVDSNVNLLINDAGLVLEAQSQTTTVISAPQPASSASLFDSGNFVLYNSDRDIIWQSFDHPTDTLLPTQRLEADSELVSAVSETNHSTGIFRLRMQTDGNLVQYPVETPETAPYAYWSSGFASVNPGDRTAGCERNFTAESCKEDHKSIRIQEVLSTAWEDVSYSDLSLSIKGECEQACLQDCNCDAAFYKDGLCKKQKLPLRYGRRNPDESNSALIKVKSTSIRTNTDRNEPAVDKKKSDQLGRGVLIVGISVVAFGLVTLAISGILFHKYRVWAYKRISEKDHIGLSEEVAPRSFTFEELERVTDGFKEEIGRGSFGTVYKGLISSTQKVAAVKRLEGAASQGEREFQTEVKVIGKTHHKNLVRLLGYCNEGPNRLLVYEYMRNGSLADVIFSPESRPCFGERVEIARNIARGILYLHEECETQIIHCDIKPENILMDECWCPKISDFGLAKLLKPEQTKTFTGIRGTRGYVAPEWHRKLPVTVKADVYSFGIVLLEITCCRRNVDQNLPEIESILVDWVYHCFESGEIDKLVSEEEVDKRQMDRMIKVGLWCTLDEPSLRPSMKKVLLMLEGTVDIPIPPSPTSFLSAI, translated from the exons ATGAACTCCAAACTTAAAAGGATGCACAGAGCTCAGAACCTTTCCATGGCTTCCGTCATTCTGTTCCTGTTTCTATCTTTTACTTCAATTTTCAAAGCCTTAGCTCAACGAAGATACTCCAATATAAGCTTAGGATCTTCCCTCACACCCACCACCAACTCCTCGTGGTGGTCACCTTCTGGTCTTTATGCCTTTGGATTTTACCCACAGGGCACTGCGTATGCTATCGGTGTCTTTATTGCTGGAATTCCTCAGAAGACGGTTGTCTGGACTGCCAAGCGTGATGATCCACCAGTAGACAGCAATGTTAACTTGCTCATCAATGATGCTGGGTTAGTCTTGGAAGCGCAGAGCCAAACAACTACAGTTATTTCTGCTCCCCAACCAGCTTCTTCAGCTTCTTTGTTTGATTCGGGCAATTTTGTGCTTTACAATTCTGATCGTGATATTATATGGCAGAGTTTTGATCACCCAACTGATACCCTTTTGCCTACTCAACGTCTAGAAGCTGATTCAGAGCTGGTTTCTGCTGTTTCAGAAACTAATCACTCAACAGGAATTTTCCGCCTCAGGATGCAAACGGATGGAAACCTCGTGCAGTATCCGGTGGAAACCCCTGAAACTGCTCCATATGCTTATTGGTCATCCG GATTTGCATCTGTTAATCCGGGAGATCGGACTGCTGGATGTGAGAGGAATTTCACAGCTGAAAGTTGCAAAGAAGATCATAAAAGCATCAGAATTCAAGAAGTTCTTAGCACCGCATGGGAAGATGTATCATACTCCGATCTCTCATTATCTATCAAGGGAGAGTGCGAGCAAGCATGTCTGCAGGATTGTAACTGTGATGCTGCGTTTTACAAAGACGGTCTGTGCAAAAAGCAAAAGCTGCCTTTGAGATATGGGAGAAGAAACCCGGATGAGTCAAACTCAGCTTTGATCAAGGTTAAATCTACATCAATCAGGACCAACACAGACAGAAACGAGCCTGCAGTAGATAAAAAGAAAAGTGATCAGCTTGGCAGGGGCGTCCTAATCGTTGGCATTTCAGTTGTTGCTTTTGGGCTTGTTACGTTGGCAATTTCTGGCATTCTGTTTCATAAATATCGTGTGTGGGCATACAAAAGGATCTCTGAAAAAGACCACATTGGATTAAGTGAGGAAGTTGCTCCTCGATCCTTTACCTTTGAAGAACTAGAGAGAGTGACAGATGGTTTCAAGGAAGAAATTGGCAGAGGTTCATTTGGGACTGTTTATAAAGGGCTAATATCGAGCACCCAGAAAGTTGCAGCTGTGAAGAGACTAGAAGGAGCTGCATCTCAAGGGGAACGAGAATTCCAAACTGAAGTGAAGGTTATTGGGAAAACACATCACAAGAACCTAGTCCGCCTTCTTGGTTATTGCAATGAGGGGCCTAACAGGCTCTTGGTATACGAGTACATGAGAAATGGGTCACTTGCTGATGTAATCTTCTCTCCTGAAAGCAGACCTTGTTTTGGAGAAAGAGTGGAGATCGCCCGGAACATAGCAAGGGGCATCCTCTATCTACATGAAGAGTGCGAGACGCAAATCATCCACTGTGATATAAAACCAGAGAACATACTAATGGATGAATGCTGGTGTCCAAAAATTTCCGACTTCGGATTGGCAAAGCTGTTGAAGCCGGAACAAACAAAAACCTTCACAGGAATTAGAGGAACTAGAGGATATGTTGCACCAGAATGGCATCGTAAGCTTCCTGTTACAGTTAAAGCTGACGTTTATAGTTTTGGAATTGTGTTATTGGAGATCACATGTTGCAGAAGGAATGTGGATCAAAATCTTCCAGAGATTGAATCCATTCTTGTGGATTGGGTTTACCATTGTTTTGAGAGTGGTGAAATAGATAAATTGGTTAGTGAAGAGGAAGTGGACAAGAGACAAATGGATAGAATGATCAAAGTGGGGCTTTGGTGCACTCTGGATGAACCATCTCTTCGCCCTTCCATGAAAAAGGTTCTACTGATGTTGGAAGGGACAGTAGACATCCCAATACCTCCAAGTCCTACTTCTTTTCTTAGTGCCATTTAA
- the LOC110673533 gene encoding G-type lectin S-receptor-like serine/threonine-protein kinase LECRK1 isoform X1, whose product MNSKLKRMHRAQNLSMASVILFLFLSFTSIFKALAQRRYSNISLGSSLTPTTNSSWWSPSGLYAFGFYPQGTAYAIGVFIAGIPQKTVVWTAKRDDPPVDSNVNLLINDAGLVLEAQSQTTTVISAPQPASSASLFDSGNFVLYNSDRDIIWQSFDHPTDTLLPTQRLEADSELVSAVSETNHSTGIFRLRMQTDGNLVQYPVETPETAPYAYWSSGTDGSGNNVTLNFDYDGRLYLLNSTGFNIREITPGGYPTKETIFVMRIDFDGIFRLYSYNLKQNGNSSVLRESTTNKCQPKGLCGLNSYCDLNDLEPKCICLPGFASVNPGDRTAGCERNFTAESCKEDHKSIRIQEVLSTAWEDVSYSDLSLSIKGECEQACLQDCNCDAAFYKDGLCKKQKLPLRYGRRNPDESNSALIKVKSTSIRTNTDRNEPAVDKKKSDQLGRGVLIVGISVVAFGLVTLAISGILFHKYRVWAYKRISEKDHIGLSEEVAPRSFTFEELERVTDGFKEEIGRGSFGTVYKGLISSTQKVAAVKRLEGAASQGEREFQTEVKVIGKTHHKNLVRLLGYCNEGPNRLLVYEYMRNGSLADVIFSPESRPCFGERVEIARNIARGILYLHEECETQIIHCDIKPENILMDECWCPKISDFGLAKLLKPEQTKTFTGIRGTRGYVAPEWHRKLPVTVKADVYSFGIVLLEITCCRRNVDQNLPEIESILVDWVYHCFESGEIDKLVSEEEVDKRQMDRMIKVGLWCTLDEPSLRPSMKKVLLMLEGTVDIPIPPSPTSFLSAI is encoded by the coding sequence ATGAACTCCAAACTTAAAAGGATGCACAGAGCTCAGAACCTTTCCATGGCTTCCGTCATTCTGTTCCTGTTTCTATCTTTTACTTCAATTTTCAAAGCCTTAGCTCAACGAAGATACTCCAATATAAGCTTAGGATCTTCCCTCACACCCACCACCAACTCCTCGTGGTGGTCACCTTCTGGTCTTTATGCCTTTGGATTTTACCCACAGGGCACTGCGTATGCTATCGGTGTCTTTATTGCTGGAATTCCTCAGAAGACGGTTGTCTGGACTGCCAAGCGTGATGATCCACCAGTAGACAGCAATGTTAACTTGCTCATCAATGATGCTGGGTTAGTCTTGGAAGCGCAGAGCCAAACAACTACAGTTATTTCTGCTCCCCAACCAGCTTCTTCAGCTTCTTTGTTTGATTCGGGCAATTTTGTGCTTTACAATTCTGATCGTGATATTATATGGCAGAGTTTTGATCACCCAACTGATACCCTTTTGCCTACTCAACGTCTAGAAGCTGATTCAGAGCTGGTTTCTGCTGTTTCAGAAACTAATCACTCAACAGGAATTTTCCGCCTCAGGATGCAAACGGATGGAAACCTCGTGCAGTATCCGGTGGAAACCCCTGAAACTGCTCCATATGCTTATTGGTCATCCGGTACGGATGGAAGTGGGAATAACGTGACACTAAATTTTGATTATGATGGCCGTCTCTACCTGCTCAATTCCACCGGTTTCAACATAAGAGAAATCACTCCAGGAGGGTATCCCACAAAAGAAACAATTTTTGTTATGAGAATTGATTTTGATGGGATATTCAGATTGTACTCGTACAATCTGAAACAGAATGGAAATTCTTCAGTTTTGAGAGAATCCACAACTAATAAGTGCCAACCCAAGGGACTATGCGGTCTTAATAGCTATTGCGATTTAAATGATTTGGAACCTAAATGTATATGTCTTCCAGGATTTGCATCTGTTAATCCGGGAGATCGGACTGCTGGATGTGAGAGGAATTTCACAGCTGAAAGTTGCAAAGAAGATCATAAAAGCATCAGAATTCAAGAAGTTCTTAGCACCGCATGGGAAGATGTATCATACTCCGATCTCTCATTATCTATCAAGGGAGAGTGCGAGCAAGCATGTCTGCAGGATTGTAACTGTGATGCTGCGTTTTACAAAGACGGTCTGTGCAAAAAGCAAAAGCTGCCTTTGAGATATGGGAGAAGAAACCCGGATGAGTCAAACTCAGCTTTGATCAAGGTTAAATCTACATCAATCAGGACCAACACAGACAGAAACGAGCCTGCAGTAGATAAAAAGAAAAGTGATCAGCTTGGCAGGGGCGTCCTAATCGTTGGCATTTCAGTTGTTGCTTTTGGGCTTGTTACGTTGGCAATTTCTGGCATTCTGTTTCATAAATATCGTGTGTGGGCATACAAAAGGATCTCTGAAAAAGACCACATTGGATTAAGTGAGGAAGTTGCTCCTCGATCCTTTACCTTTGAAGAACTAGAGAGAGTGACAGATGGTTTCAAGGAAGAAATTGGCAGAGGTTCATTTGGGACTGTTTATAAAGGGCTAATATCGAGCACCCAGAAAGTTGCAGCTGTGAAGAGACTAGAAGGAGCTGCATCTCAAGGGGAACGAGAATTCCAAACTGAAGTGAAGGTTATTGGGAAAACACATCACAAGAACCTAGTCCGCCTTCTTGGTTATTGCAATGAGGGGCCTAACAGGCTCTTGGTATACGAGTACATGAGAAATGGGTCACTTGCTGATGTAATCTTCTCTCCTGAAAGCAGACCTTGTTTTGGAGAAAGAGTGGAGATCGCCCGGAACATAGCAAGGGGCATCCTCTATCTACATGAAGAGTGCGAGACGCAAATCATCCACTGTGATATAAAACCAGAGAACATACTAATGGATGAATGCTGGTGTCCAAAAATTTCCGACTTCGGATTGGCAAAGCTGTTGAAGCCGGAACAAACAAAAACCTTCACAGGAATTAGAGGAACTAGAGGATATGTTGCACCAGAATGGCATCGTAAGCTTCCTGTTACAGTTAAAGCTGACGTTTATAGTTTTGGAATTGTGTTATTGGAGATCACATGTTGCAGAAGGAATGTGGATCAAAATCTTCCAGAGATTGAATCCATTCTTGTGGATTGGGTTTACCATTGTTTTGAGAGTGGTGAAATAGATAAATTGGTTAGTGAAGAGGAAGTGGACAAGAGACAAATGGATAGAATGATCAAAGTGGGGCTTTGGTGCACTCTGGATGAACCATCTCTTCGCCCTTCCATGAAAAAGGTTCTACTGATGTTGGAAGGGACAGTAGACATCCCAATACCTCCAAGTCCTACTTCTTTTCTTAGTGCCATTTAA